In Zingiber officinale cultivar Zhangliang chromosome 1A, Zo_v1.1, whole genome shotgun sequence, the DNA window CGAATGATGCTGAAGCCATGAAGCTGAAGAACAAAAGATTCACTAGGAATCTGGTGCTGCATTGGAATGGGGATGATGGTGCAAGCTCTGATTCATTGCTGGAAATACTTGAATGCCTCCAACCCAGCACGGCTTTGCGAACATTGGAGATCAATTCTTACTCAGGCAAGGATTTCCCAATGTGGATGAAAGATGGGCAACCATATCACTACACTTTGACAGAGATCAAGCTTGTGAACCTCCGGGATTGTGCTAGTCTGCCCCCACTCGGGCAATTAGCTCGCCTTGAGGTTGTCGAGATAAGTGGGATGGTCAAAGTGCGTAAAGTGGATGATGAATTCTATGGTCTAAATGGCACATTTGCTTCATTGAGAAAGCTCACTTTCTCTGAAATGCCTGAGCTACAGAAATGGGTGAAGGTGACAAGGAAATCCCAACTGTTCCCCAAGCTCACTGAATTGATGATCATTCAGTGCCCCAAACTGGAGCAATTGGAGGTGGAAGTCACAGCCGTCAAGAAGTTGAGGCTGTGGTTGAGCAATGGAACTCTGTTAACATCTAAATCGTGGGATTGGAGCAAGTTCAGCGGTCTTACAGAGTTGGAAATAGTTGGGTGCCCTGGTGTGAAGCATTTGCCAAAAAGCATGAAGATACTCAAACAGATGGTGGACCACTTAACACTCATTGGATTGGGCACGTTGGAGTCTTTGCCAAATTGGCTCAAAAAAGATTGCTGTTTGGACATCTCCAGATGTGGCAAGGTGAAAGAACAAGAGTGCCAGAATGCCTCGGAGGCATTTAGTTCTGCAACTTCGATTGAAAGTAGAGAATGGGATAAAAAGTAAGATACAAGATTGATATAGATTGTTTTATTCAAGAATGATAGATATGTATAggttttctcttttattcttcaaGATTGTGTTGTAAAGATGATTTAAGATTGCGTGATACATCTCGTTCAATAAAATGTATTTTGTGTTGTGATTGTAAACCCAATAACGGCCCGTAAGATTTACTAGTGGGCCACTTAATCAAGTTGCTCTTGGTCCTTGACTGGTTTCGTTCCAATAGTCGTGTTGATCCTTGCGACCTCGTTACGGATTCCATGGATCCGTCACCGCAGAACTCTTCCTCCGCCGCCGGTAATGGCGGTCTCTCCACCTCCGCCTCGGCCACACCCAGCCCGGCCCCCAACCCGACTTCAGCCGTCGCCTCCGCCCCAGTGGACGAGGCGAAGCAGAACCTCAATCAGGTTATCAACTCCATCGACAAGACCCTCGGTCTCCTCCACCAGCTCTATGTAACGGTATCCTCCTTCAGCGTTGCCTCGCAACTTCCTCTCCTCCAAAGACTGTAAGGCTTTTGCCCCTTCTCGCCCTCTCTCTTCTTCACTTCCCTTGGCCGCGGAGATGCTAGTGCCTCTTATTCTAGGGTTTTTGAGTGATCTTTTGGCTGCCCCAGGAACGCCTTGGTATCGGAGCTCGATGCGATGCAGAAGATGGCGGACAAGTGTGACGTGCAGATCCCTTTGGAGGTCGTCAAGTCGGTTTCTGATCTCCGTTAATTTgtgcttctctttttctttcctGTCCGTATTTGAATAGCTTTAAAAAGATTCACTTTTTCCATGAAGTTTGATAGATGATGGGAAGAATCCAGATGAGTTCACTAAGGATGTGATAAATAGTTGTGTTGCCAAAAACCAGATGACCAAAGGAAAGACTGATGCTTTTAAGGTAAATTGCCATGCTTCCATTGTTCTTAGGATTTATTTGACACAAATATATGCCTATTGCTTAAATCTTTCTTATCTTTTTCTATGTTGTGAAGTTGTGGATCATGTCTTATTTGGCTTATTGATGCAGTGGAGAGCTAAAGTTCCTTTCTAGAGAAAAACTTGTTTCGTTGACATAGATCTGTTGCAATACAATTGAACACTTAAATTGTCACCATAGTTGTTAGAATCACACAAATCATGTTTTCTATCATATGAATTTGGGTAGATTCAGATGTAAAAGAACATTGTGGCAAAAGGCAAATACGTTCGCCCccaacgcccccgccaacccgtcccagggccaacacggaggaagtaaatcacgggcggctactagcctttggaatagtgactaacgcataagggaggtatttaccttggCTTTGCCGCAGATGTAAAAGAACATACACCATGAGTTGATAAAGAATCACGATGATCCCACATGATTGGATACAAATCATATTTGATGCAAGTGGGAAAGCCCATCAGAAAATATACCCTAGCCATCAAAATTAACATGCCTATGTacgttatttaaaaattaaattctgtTATGTTATAGAAGCAGAGAACAAGGAGGGTGGAATTAGAGTTGTTGATAACACAGAAGAATAAATCTTGTTGCTTGAAGTCCCATAGTCTACTGTGAGTGTGGACTTGACTCTGGTGATTATGAAGAACAAGTCTTGTTGCTCCAAGACCAAAGTTGATGGGTAGAAATACCAGTCTTGTTGTGTTAAGATCAAAGTTGATGGGCATTGTGGAGTTGTCAATCATTGAGAAGAAATCTTCTCAAATTGAAATTGTAGACTTGAAGTCAACAGACTGAGTACAGCTAATGATTATTATCTTGTTTCAGAAGCTATTGATGATGAAATATAACTCATTTTATTCTGattctaaataaaataaaataagataatttgaaaaaaaaatttgatcgaAATGATATATAGACCTACACTTCTTTTTGTTATTATAAATCATGGTCAATATTTCGATTGGTTGTATGCTATTATGCTCTTAAATAAGGCAAATACACTACATATATAGGATGTGAGGAAACATTTTCGTCCTATTTTACATTTTTTAGATGAACCTTACACATTCATGATTTAATGCActttataattcaaaattatccGAAATTATTGATGATATGAACCTTGATTAAGCAATATTTCTCTTAACGAATGTATAATTTTTCACATTAATCCTcatatttatgttcatttaacAGAAGCTTTGTCATGTTTATCTACATATTGAGTAAATAACTTGTTTGCTGACCTTTAATCCTAAGGAGTCAGCCTTTTTTTAGCATGAAAGTCACCTCTAAAATTGGAACATTGATTTCAATCTTACTGCACTGCTTGTCCAATACTGATTTGATAATTTAATTCCCTACTTTTAAAAAaactgaaaattttaattttttttttccacaaAATGAATATTTCAAGATGCATGTATTTACGTTGTATATTGTGCTATTAGTCTCTATTAGTCCTTTCTACACCAATGAACCTTGgaagggagatttttttttttaattcaaaagtaCTTTTGAGAATCCTTTATTTCctagagaatatatatatatatatatatatatatatatatatctttgttCTACATTTGGGTGTTTGCTAGGACAAGCTTCACATAGATTATTGTGCTAAGGAATCAAACAATCTTGTTCTGTCCAGCATTTCTTAACCTGAATGCCATTAATCTTGTTGATCTGTGTACTATGTTTTCTCAACTGAGAGCGTAACTAACTATAATTTCTTAGTTTGGAATAATTTTAATGCCAATAGCTTTTATACATTCCCTGATTAGCCATTTTCCTTGTATTGTTTCATATCATTGCAATGGTTCCTGATCATTACTATGGCAATAGAGTCTTCGAAAGAATCTTCTTGAGGAACTTGATCATGCTTTCCCAGATGAAGTAGACATGTACAGGGAGATCCGCTCTTCTGCTGCCGTAAGTCAAAAGCTCAATTCTTCAGAGTCATCcttaaatttttgctaaaatcCAACATTTCTTTTGCTATCCAGAACCAATGCTAATTTTATGCTTCTGCTCTGATATCCAACTACTTAATTTGTACAATTGCATGAATAGTAGACAACACTTTCAGTTCATCTTTTTCAGCGAGTTATAGCTAGCCAGACACTGAATCATATAATCATACTGTGTCTGAAATAAATAAGAAGGATGTAAAGCTTCAGAAAATACTGCTCGTCAGCCATGGAGTGCATTAACTTGCAGTGATGAGGTTTGAAAACAAAGAATATTAACAGACAAGTTGGCCAATATTTTATCAAGTGTTCGCTATATGGGTTTTGGAAACACATTTCTTTTGGCAGATTACCATCCAAACTACTTGTGTATATTAGCACTAATCTTTGCATAAAAACTGTAGATCCAAAACATTTCATAGTGACAATTGTTTGGTCTAATTGTTTTTGCTCGGACAAAAAAATAGGGTCAATTTTTACTGATCACATGAGTTCCTTTTTCGAAGGAATCGAGGAGGCCGGCACAGTCCCTGCAAACTTTACAGAATGGAGATGTGAAAATCAAATCAGAGTACTGAGGAAGTTAGATAGTGCTTCGATTCTGTGCAAATAGATTGCAACCTTGTACAAGGTTGTTTACCAGTACTCCATATGTAATTACGaaactatcatgcttcctaccaTTATTTAGTTCTTGAGCTTCCTTGCTCATCAAATTTTAAGTCCAACGGAAGTTCTTAATCTACTCTTTGATTGGTCCTCTTGGTTCATGGTGTTTGCCCGTGACTTTTCTTTTTAGGATTTTGTTTGCTCTCAGTTCCCATGTATGAGTCTAGCAAGTTAGGCTTACTTTCTTCCCATATGTTAAGAAAGTTAATTTCATAGCGAAGGCTTCCAATCCAACGTGTGATGACTTCAAATATTAATCATAAAAGAGGTTGAAGCCATGTTGGTTGCAAAATAACaatttcataaaactttttcTTAAACTatgttggatatatatatatatataaaccgaAAAAGAACACAAATCTGAGAAGCATAACCAGTGTGACCCAAATGAGATAAATGAGATGAATGAATCAAACCGTAAAACAAAATAGGCACGCTgtacattttttttaataatgcaATTAATGTTGGAGACGATCAGTCACAAAAGTTTCTCATCGATAGGAGGGTACATATTGTACATTTGAGTTTTTGCGTCATAAATAATTGAACTCTTCGGCTGTAATATGATCGGGGAGAGATTTCGAATCATTCAGAGAGCTCATTCTATCATTTATATCACACCATAGTCCCGAAGATATAAGCACATTATGCATATAGCAAAAAGTAATTCGCTCATCCTAAATACCTCACACCACCGGTCCCACAACAAGATGAATGGAGTAAATCATGGTACAAGCAACCTTTCTAGGTGGGAGGGATTTTATTCCCAAAGGGATTATTCCTCGGAGATTTGATTTCTACTTTCATAATAGAATCTACCACTCAAGTAATAACTCAGTTATGTCAGTAGGCTAATCATGTTGTACATTGCAGTAAAAAAGGTGATAACACTCATCACAAGGGTCCCTCCAGGACTACCCCACGCGATTTGGAAAGAAGGTAAATCATGAGGGCTTCACCCAGCACAACAACCCTTTACATGGGATGAAGTGATTAGGGAGGCATTGCACATACATTGGGGATCGACTCTGTGACTTATTATAGTAACACCACATATAAATACCAACTGTCCCGACTTATGAGGGCCTAAGCATGTTGTACATTGGAGCAAAAGGTGAAATTATTACTTTAGCGATCCCTTCAGAAGGACCTCATAAAGAAGATAAATTATAGAAGATATTTATCCTAGCACAATGTCTCTTTATGTCGGGAAGGACCAACACCCAAGTTAATCATCAGCTTCAAGGATATTTCATAATACTAATTAAGGGAgatcggatcctctgtccccaaaagCTCTTATCCCCGTGTCTCACTCGTTGCCCCAGCCCACCGTCGGTGGCCTTCTGCGCTAACCCGATCAATACTATACCTTAAGGGGAAGGTAAACCTAGGGGGATCATTGTCGGTGTGATCGGGGTCGGAATCTAGCCGAATCTGAACAAGATTTCCTCCGTCGTCGATCTAAGCTCCTGCTCAGATCTGGTCGAATTCCCGTGTAGATCACGCAGGTGGCGATCCCTCTAGATTCATCTTCCTTTTAAGGTATAATTTTAGTCCGGCCAAGGGCTGGGAGTTGAACTGGAGAGACTAGTATGACACGGGAATAAGGAAAATTCAGGACAAGGGGGTGAGGCCTTCTCCGAAAAGTACGAAGGCTCTTGTTGTAAATTGTAGCACAAAGAGAGTTATTTTGTCAAAGGTCAAATAAATATGGTGATTAAGAGCGTGCCACGTTGTTGTCCCTTCCTTGGCGAAACCCTTCCATCGCGACGCCGGAAGCTTCTTCCCCTCTGCCCTTTTCTGCTGCTTCTCCAGCTTAGGATCCGATGGACGACCGATGGAGGATGCGAAGGTGTCGTCGTTCCCCTTGACGATCGCCACCGTGACCTCTCCTCTACCTCTCGGCAACTTACCTGCTCTTCCTCCTCCACTGCAGAAGCACTGGCGACGACTCTCGACCGCATCAGGTAATTTCTATGTGGATTTTTGTACTTTCTTACCTTGATTGCTGTCCAATAATATTGTTCTCTCTTTACGCTTCTGAATGATACCCTCAAATAATTTGATGAGATTGCTGATTAATTTCTCTAATTGGACTGACAAATTTAGGTACTGACATTACTGATCGGTGAATCTGTGTCTATTGCTTCATCAATCGAATTTTTTGAAATGTATTTGGTTTGCAGAAAAACTTTCTCATATTTGAGAATACAAAACAACTTCAAGGATGACACTAAACCAATAGCAAATAAGATAGTTTTCTAACACCAATTACATATACAGATTATCCTTACTGGCTTCATTACAGTTGGAGATCTCCATGGGTGaacaagaaaattttaatttactgTTGGTGGTTCAATCTTCAGATGAAAGTATATAGTGGTGATAGAATAAAGGGTGTCATTTTGGACTCATTTAACTAGTAAATGATATGAATCTATCAGTTTGTTCTATATGTCTACA includes these proteins:
- the LOC122029501 gene encoding mediator of RNA polymerase II transcription subunit 10b-like; the encoded protein is MDPSPQNSSSAAGNGGLSTSASATPSPAPNPTSAVASAPVDEAKQNLNQVINSIDKTLGLLHQLYVTVSSFSVASQLPLLQRLNALVSELDAMQKMADKCDVQIPLEVVNLIDDGKNPDEFTKDVINSCVAKNQMTKGKTDAFKSLRKNLLEELDHAFPDEVDMYREIRSSAAESRRPAQSLQTLQNGDVKIKSEY